One Mycosarcoma maydis chromosome 9, whole genome shotgun sequence DNA window includes the following coding sequences:
- a CDS encoding uncharacterized protein (related to PKR1 - V-ATPase Assembly Factor), whose amino-acid sequence MSTSTSATSSTSHSSQNDHGAPSFWEALFHSVFTPEYNTVPQRIMNFSFYGLFLVLSILVFLTNYNPHVIALFTLAVGLWMSVNWFMKELAKLPASSKQVQQMPESEHMNKNL is encoded by the exons ATGTCGACCTCAACAAGCGCAACTTCATCTACATCACACTCATCCCAGAACGACCATGGCGCACCGTCCTTCTGGGAAGCGCTGTTCCACTCGGTGTTCACTCCAGAATACAACACTGTTCCACaacgaatcatgaatttCTCCTTCTACGGACTCTTTCTCGTCCTCTCCATCCTCGTTTTCCTTACCAATTACAATCCGCACGTGATCGCGCTATTCACTCTGGCTGTCGGACTATGGATGAGTGTCAACTG GTTCATGAaggagctcgccaagctgccaGCTAGTAGCaagcaggtgcagcagaTGCCAGAATCAGAGCACATGAACAAAAATTTGTAG
- a CDS encoding uncharacterized protein (related to dynein light-intermediate chain), translated as MNVLDPPTRPQAGASSFVLDYSTDPSLKPSANAKLDAPQHQQEQHQDLWSSILNSVKSSKAISTKNIVLLGEPKSGKTSLLSALASTSPLGLVSGKSAFPPFATNTRLDDKPASAPAPPATSKLASMPDDLGLSYVYFDVGDEKDRDEIVARVGAYTLHSSEPAYTSLLPFAFPEPNSSYSERDNSVIMASLASETLSTSAAAPVDSDRTFSTKPSIDSLKESIVVILLDWEQPWTFLEHLRSWLSILSELVDAAADGALSAQQQRDVKWSTTRVALDEMKEQLEAYIRTYAEPMQKATQSSTALGVDQAKGAATATHEASTPSSADAFPAPLTSVSALLDGADANPLSEGTLTDNLGIPIVVVCTKADAIARLERDKDFKEEQFDYIQQVLRTICMKYGAALFYTSSVRAQSIDILRSYLLHRLFTPSSIGSQQQTDSGNSTAPSAQTSAAAGGVAVFGFGYRASTTDRDTLLVPAGWDSWGKIKALREPFDCRSIAKGWDKDCEVEKLRRIRRLEKTKQVEDGLEKELQAERKGDAPLDVAGGGDEVQSAMKLYEDIVSDWEAAPVGKDAANKVRIPDEQTFLGQHHASLQKDPDSTSRFSKRGVVGPMTGSSAGLPSVEKLMSREAKVDAAGLAQTEAAPSTLRPRLETSLSSSTSRRESTSAAAAAAVAAMTGGSADKSSRPTSPAVNSGTTSPGAPKQSEVLHSFFQSLLKDKASGVGPPKVDRLNRTSSTATPRRELPPK; from the coding sequence ATGAATGTTCTTGATCCTCCCACCCGGCCGCAAGCCGGAGCCTCGTCTTTCGTACTTGACTACTCGACTGACCCATCGCTAAAGCCATCAGCAAATGCAAAGCTGGATGCACCGCAGCACCAACAAGAGCAACACCAAGATCTCTGGTCGAGCATTCTCAATAGCGTCAAGAGCTCCAAAGCAATCTCGACAAAGAATATTGTTCTTCTCGGCGAGCCAAAATCCGGCAAGACGTCGCTTCTCTCGGCTCTCGCTTCTACATCACCCCTCGGTCTTGTCAGCGGCAAATCTGCTTTTCCTCCGTTCGCTACCAACACGCGCCTTGACGACAAACCGGCATCCgcgccagcaccaccggcTACCTCAAAGCTCGCATCAATGCCTGATGACCTCGGCCTCTCGTATGTCTACTTTGACGTTGGCGATGAGAAGGACCGGGACGAGATCGTTGCCCGCGTTGGCGCATACACCCTTCATTCCTCCGAGCCTGCCTACACGTCTCTGCTTCCGTTTGCGTTTCCTGAACCAAACTCCTCGTACAGCGAACGTGACAACTCTGTCATCATGGCATCTCTCGCCTCGGAAACTCTGTCCACTTCCGCTGCCGCTCCAGTCGACTCGGATCGCACCTTTTCTACTAAACCATCTATTGACTCGCTGAAAGAGTCGATCGTTGTGATCTTGCTCGACTGGGAGCAGCCATGGACGTTTTTAGAGCATCTTCGTAGCTGGCTCAGCATCCTTAGCGAGCTAGTAGATGCTGCCGCTGATGGTGCGCTatcagcacagcagcagcgcgacGTAAAATGGAGCACTACTCGTGTGGCTCTAGACGAGATGAAAgaacagctcgaggcaTATATCAGAACATACGCCGAGCCGATGCAAAAGGCAACGCAGTCGAGTACCGCACTCGGCGTCGATCAGGCGAAAGGTGCTGCAACTGCAACGCATGAGGCGTCCACTCCGAGCAGCGCGGATGCTTTTCCCGCTCCGCTCACCAGCGTCagcgcgctgctcgatggcgcGGATGCAAATCCGCTGAGCGAGGGAACGCTTACTGATAACCTTGGCATCCCTATCGTGGTGGTATGTACAAAGGCTGATGCCATCGCGCGCCTCGAACGCGACAAAGATTTCAAGGAAGAGCAGTTCGACTACATTCAACAGGTGCTTCGAACCATCTGCATGAAGTACGGTGCCGCACTATTCTACACTTCATCTGTGCGTGCTCAATCAATCGACATCCTGCGATCGTATCTCTTGCATCGTCTTTTCACGCCATCCAGCATCGGctcacagcagcaaaccGACAGTGGTAACTCCACTGCGCCATCAGCACAAACCAGCGCGGCGGCAGGAGGAGTGGCCGTGTTTGGCTTTGGTTACCGTGCCTCGACCACGGATCGCGACACGCTGCTGGTGCCTGCAGGTTGGGATAGCTGGGGCAAAATCAAGGCGCTTCGTGAACCGTTTGATTGCCGCAGCATTGCCAAAGGCTGGGACAAGGACTGCGAGGTTGAAAAGCTTCGTCGAATACGTCGTCTTGAAAAGACGAAACAGGTGGAAGATGGATTGGAAAAGGAGCTTCAAGCAGAACGAAAGGGTGACGCGCCGTTGGATGTTGCTGGCGGAGGAGACGAGGTGCAGTCGGCAATGAAACTGTACGAGGACATTGTTTCGGATTGGGAGGCGGCACCTGTGGGCAAGGACGCAGCTAACAAGGTGCGCATTCCGGACGAACAGACGTTTCTCGGGCAGCACCATGCGAGCTTGCAAAAGGACCCTGATTCGACGTCCAGGTTCAGCAAGCGAGGTGTCGTAGGTCCGATGACGGGATCGAGTGCTGGGCTGCCTTCGGTAGAAAAGCTCATGTCGCGCGAAGCCAAGGTGGACGCGGCCGGGTTGGCGCAGACCGAAGCTGCACCGAGCACGTTGCGTCCACGACTGGAAACGTCCTtgtccagctcgacgtcgaggagAGAGTCGActtcggcagcagccgcagcagcggtggcagcCATGACGGGTGGCAGTGCAGACAAAAGTAGCCGCCCGACAAGTCCTGCCGTCAATTCAGGTACCACGTCACCGGGAGCACCAAAACAGTCCGAGGTGCTTCACAGCTTCTTCCAGTCTTTGCTCAAGGATAAGGCGTCCGGTGTGGGCCCGCCAAAGGTCGACAGGTTGAATAGGACGTCGTCCACCGCGACGCCTCGGAGGGAGTTACCTCCGAAATGA
- a CDS encoding phosphatidate phosphatase PAH1 (related to SMP2 protein, involved in plasmid maintenance, respiration and cell proliferation), protein MQYVGKFVSTVYNTITPNINPATLSGAIDVIVVERIVDIEEQVEVDGQGNVLSESERSKLPEQERKYKTVKRQTTELASTPFHVRFGKMSVLRPGERKVTLHLNNSTDPLPFAMKVGEAGEAFFVLEIDDEEERNSIPADLVTSPILSAASSPVTSPEDADEADARNGSVTEVEPLELGQAEQPLAETHESDLTSTDPDRNSKSKLKENKQSGQPNDQGDLNVPFDTSKIGSGAAAGSDSILNKVGSAASKASGVIGAAGMAVIGGTSNARLDKTAKKAQRSDHANTMTGAPVDEDRADAHHYEPEQGDAQGKQRQQEHQGAIESSTFIQPANLTEKLERQLQQKAMEVVEDEAQSLNDEDSILSIDFGEEAYPAPFGASTGSKSKSKTKSVASIHHSEYLGGKRLKPVPIANGNKTIEPAMSDASTHVHRHRLRQEQRRRTDDVSKNDDNDDDHTAVDEKNDNQPQKVGPVGSVANDRANDDDVVGTVKVKHRKEDLQYMLDMDGYKLTPDGEDLAYQEGHRFADEMPLSRRHGGKGRNGHPDLLNGPGHRHKVSLPGTSTTAMRRGSGSRSHRPSFSVDYRAQRSCRPQSRERDARRESLDDTAAANLSKFNSRYGSSHLGALSGQSGHQDELELSRDLARLARMNRTTDNGGDGRSRGRRQPRTTESLRRYSSLSSRNKRAEDKMQAAYQRDGSSTKSRHMHEFSLSDTEAEVPNAKSASGHNSIDNSTEGLASSYSVSQVVSSLRDLRLPSEEAPPVYLDDTSAAHLGLSGNSRWQWSDPVGDSSASTPTGQPSSDRRHTRFASTDGYEAGHTSDASALDALRRHTAGGEVEGKLTSSESEPYTFLLQLEDSSHSFELSLCYGDTFGQDEEDDEYAFLENRVSFERFAHDQDVVNDERLVIRYHDRYLTWENASAVLATLSLYRRTLSGFASATSIDQEADGAVSSSTSSYWSRWFKRSSKSIPDLKQAAADAQTANENVAGAAKPTQAATSAGAGPEACPHRSNTDSALLQADKRDDEKLSEIASKPSAAAVAAQREGKTYAKTLRLTSDQLKSLNLRKGSNSITFSVTSSYSGVATCSARIFLWESKHKIVVSDIDGTITKSDALGHVFTMIGRDWTHIGVAKLYTDIARNGYRIMYLTSRAIGQADSTRDYLKGIRQNGYQLPDGPVIMSPDRLIASLHREVILRKPEVFKMACLRDIARLFGADPRTAHSQSEGDHKRLDTEVLEKAQKGAGVDERPDAGTASTSSTDTASADPLQDAAAASDASSIRSGNKLSPSSSSMSLPTLASVDPLSAPRKKEEHPTPFYAGFGNRITDALSYRSVNIPSSRIFTIDTNGEVKMELLELAGYKSSYIHMTDLVDQMFPPITAKEEKEPRKPEFNDFNYWRPAIVDVELPEDDELLGTPPVSPALSARSGRSLRSVRSVTSDSGVVSGGTDGRVVGAGGVVEDKPGRLSRFGLGSLGLSRKGSQPTPLEHANTIGPGTNIDEVDRKTRATSAEPALETSGISTSMSGSSWTAPWRRRAASPDASDAYTLRATSPLVGPVITAEPEMESEDEGQEEDEGQEEDEFYDSEGVDDNDDVSDFGGARSRLDSFDAAVQADAGSRMVVQRVASATSRPSEDEADEQYDDDEDDVVDDPLLETGEIRFEWKG, encoded by the coding sequence ATGCAGTACGTCGGAAAATTCGTGTCTACGGTGTACAACACGATCACCCCCAACATCAATCCCGCAACCTTGAGTGGAGCCATCGATGTGATTGTTGTCGAGAGAatcgtcgacatcgaggAACAGGTCGAAGTCGATGGGCAAGGCAATGTGCTCTCTGAGTCAGAGCGTAGCAAGCTTCCCGAACAGGAGCGCAAGTACAAGACTGTAAAACGTCAGACCACCGAGCTCGCAAGTACGCCCTTTCACGTCCGCTTCGGCAAGATGAGCGTACTTCGTCCAGGCGAGAGAAAAGTTACGCTTCATCTCAACAATTCCACAGACCCTCTCCCATTCGCCATGAAGGTCGGCGAGGCCGGCGAAGCGTTTTtcgtgctcgagatcgatgacgaagaagagcgtAACAGCATTCCCGCCGACTTGGTGACGAGTCCAATCCTCAGTGCAGCTTCCAGTCCTGTCACCTCGCCAGAAGAcgccgacgaagccgaTGCACGGAACGGCTCAGTCACCGAAGTAGAaccactcgagctcggacaAGCCGAACAGCCCCTGGCTGAAACGCACGAATCCGACCTCACCTCCACCGATCCAGACCGAAATTCGAAATCCAAGCTTAAAGAAAACAAGCAAAGCGGTCAGCCAAACGACCAGGGCGATCTCAACGTTCCATTCGACACTAGCAAGATCGGCTcgggcgctgctgcaggttCCGACTCAATACTGAACAAGGTCGGCTCCGCCGCCTCGAAAGCAAGCGGTGTcatcggcgctgctggcatGGCTGTCATCGGCGGTACCAGCAACGCTCGTCTGGACAagacggccaagaaggcgcAACGCTCCGACCATGCCAATACCATGACGGGCGCTCCagtcgacgaggatcgtGCAGACGCTCACCATTACGAACCTGAACAAGGCGATGCACAGGGAAAGCAGCGACAACAAGAGCACCAAGGCGCAATCGAATCCTCGACTTTCATACAGCCAGCCAACCTGACTGAAAAACTTGAGAGGCAACTCCAGCAAAAGGCCATGGAGGTggtcgaggacgaagcacaaagctTGAATGATGAAGACAGTATTCTCAGCATTGACTTTGGCGAGGAGGCCTATCCGGCGCCATTCGGCGCTAGCACAGGCTCGAAATCAAAGAGCAAGACCAAATCGGtcgcatccatccatcACTCTGAGTACCTCGGTGGAAAACGTCTCAAGCCGGTCCCCATCGCCAATGGCAATAAAACTATCGAACCCGCCATGTCAGATGCCTCTACTCACGTCCATCGACACAGATTGCGACAGGAGCAACGGCGCCGCACGGACGACGTCAGCAAAAACGACGATAATGACGACGACCATACAGCCGTTGATGAAAAAAATGACAATCAGCCTCAAAAGGTCGGCCCTGTAGGCTCTGTAGCAAATGATCGGgccaacgacgatgacgtTGTGGGCACCGTCAAAGTTAAGCATCGTAAAGAAGACCTACAATacatgctcgacatggaCGGATACAAATTGACCCCAGATGGCGAAGATCTAGCATACCAAGAAGGCCATCGCTTTGCTGACGAAATGCCTCTGAGTCGGCGTCATGGTGGTAAGGGGCGCAATGGTCACCCAGATTTGCTCAACGGCCCGGGTCATCGACACAAAGTCTCTCTTCCTGGCACATCGACCACAGCAATGCGACGTGGCTCAGGCTCGCGATCCCACCGACCCAGCTTCTCGGTCGACTACCGTGCTCAACGATCTTGCCGCCCGCAGAGCCGAGAACGTGATGCTCGCCGTGAAAGCCTAGATgatactgctgctgctaacCTATCCAAGTTCAACTCGCGGTACGGATCCTCGCATCTCGGTGCACTTTCCGGACAGAGCGGCCAtcaagacgagctcgagctgtcgCGTGACTTGGCACGGCTTGCTCGCATGAACAGGACCACTGACAACGGTGGTGATGGGCGCTCCAGAGGCAGACGCCAGCCCAGAACCACAGAGTCGCTCCGTCGATACTCGTCGCTCTCCAGCCGCAACAAGCGGGCGGAAGACAAGATGCAAGCTGCATACCAACGTGATGGTAGCTCAACCAAGTCGCGTCACATGCACGAGTTCTCGTTGTCGGATACCGAAGCCGAAGTGCCGAATGCCAAGTCAGCGTCTGGTCAcaactcgatcgacaaCTCGACGGAGGGTTTGGCGAGTTCCTACTCGGTATCTCAAGTGGTCTCGAGCCTCCGAGATCTGCGTTTGCCGAGCGAGGAGGCGCCGCCGGTGTACCTGGATGACACGAGCGCAGCTCATCTCGGTCTCTCGGGCAATAGCCGCTGGCAATGGTCAGACCCTGTTGGAGATTCGTCGGCATCCACACCCACAGGCCAGCCCAGCAGCGATCGACGACACACTCGATTTGCAAGCACTGACGGATACGAAGCAGGCCATACCTCGGATGCATCGGCACTTGATGCACTGCGTCGACACACAGCGGGTGGAGAGGTGGAGGGCAAGCTTACGAGCTCTGAGTCGGAGCCGTACACGTTCTTactgcagctcgaggacTCGTCGCACTCATTCGAGTTGAGTCTCTGCTACGGCGATACGTTTGGACaggatgaagaggatgacgagTATGCTTTCCTCGAGAACCGCGTATCGTTTGAGCGCTTTGCACATGATCAGGACGTGGTCAACGACGAACGTCTCGTGATTCGCTACCACGACCGATACCTGACCTGGGAGAACGCGTCGGCTGTGCTGGCTACGCTGTCTTTGTACCGCCGTACGCTGTCGGGCTTTGCATCGGCAACTAGCATCGACCAAGAGGCCGACGGGGCTGTATCGTCGTCCACGTCGAGCTACTGGTCGCGTTGGTTCAagaggagcagcaagagcatTCCCGATCTCAAGCAAGCGGCTGCAGATGCGCAGACGGCCAACGAGAATGTTGCCGGGGCAGCCAAGCCAACACAGGCTGCGACGAGTGCAGGGGCAGGTCCCGAGGCTTGCCCTCACAGGTCCAACACCGActcagcgctgctgcaggcggATAAACGTGACGACGAAAAGCTCTCCGAGATCGCATCAAAgccgtcagcagcagcagtggccGCTCAGAGAGAAGGTAAGACGTATGCCAAAACGTTGCGTCTAACTTCAGACCAGCTCAAATCGCTCAATCTGCGCAAAGGGTCCAATAGCATCACCTTTTCGGTGACGTCATCGTACTCTGGTGTCGCCACGTGTTCGGCGCGCATCTTTTTGTGGGAGTCGAAACacaagatcgtcgtctCAGACATTGACGGGACCATCACGAAATCGGATGCGCTCGGACATGTGTTCACCATGATTGGACGCGACTGGACGCATATCGGTGTGGCCAAGCTGTACACGGACATCGCTCGGAATGGGTACCGCATCATGTACCTGACTTCCAGAGCGATTGGGCAGGCGGATTCGACCAGGGATTACCTCAAGGGGATTCGACAGAACGGGTATCAGCTGCCTGATGGGCCGGTCATCATGTCTCCGGATCGCTTGATTGCGAGTCTGCACAGGGAGGTGATTCTGCGCAAGCCCGAGGTGTTTAAGATGGCGTGTCTGCGTGATATCGCGAGGCTGTTCGGTGCGGATCCGAGGACAGCGCATTCGCAGTCGGAAGGTGATCACAAGCGCTTGGACACAGAGGTGTTGGAGAAGGCGCAGAAGGGGGCGGGGGTGGATGAACGCCCCGATGCTGGTACTGCCTCAACTTCGTCGACCGATACTGCCAGTGCCGACCCACTCCAAGACGCTGCGGCTGCGTCGGACGCGAGCAGCATCAGGTCGGGGAACAAGCTGAGCccatcttcatcatcaaTGTCTCTGCCGACACTCGCCTCGGTCGACCCGCTATCCGCTCCAAGGAAGAAGGAAGAGCACCCTACCCCGTTCTACGCCGGCTTTGGCAATCGGATCACGGACGCGCTTTCGTACCGTAGCGTGAATATCCCGTCTTCGCGCATCTTTACCATCGACACCAACGGCGAAGTCAAGATGGAATTGCTCGAGTTGGCCGGCTACAAGTCATCCTACATTCACATGACGGATCTGGTGGATCAGATGTTTCCTCCTATCACGgccaaggaggagaaggaaCCACGCAAACCGGAGTTCAACGACTTCAACTATTGGCGTCCTGCAATCGTGGATGTCGAGTTGCCGGAAGATGATGAATTGTTGGGAACGCCGCCAGTAAGTCCAGCGCTGTCGGCGAGGAGTGGGAGGAGCTTGAGGAGTGTGAGGAGTGTTACTTCTGATTCGGGTGTTGTTTCGGGAGGCACGGATGGCAGGGTGGTGGGAGCAGGTGGTGTGGTGGAGGATAAGCCCGGTCGACTGTCAAGGTTCGGGTTGGGTTCGTTGGGTCTATCGAGAAAAGGATCGCAGCCGACGCCATTGGAGCACGCGAACACGATCGGGCCCGGGACGAACATAGACGAGGTGGATCGAAAGACTCGAGCGACATCGGCGGAGCCAGCGCTGGAAACGAGCGGAatttcgacgtcgatgagTGGGTCGTCGTGGACTGCGCCTTGGCGAAGGAGGGCGGCAAGTCCGGATGCGTCGGATGCGTACACGCTTCGGGCTACGTCTCCGCTCGTGGGGCCGGTGATCACGGCAGAGCCTGAGATGGAAAGCGAAGACGAGGGAcaagaggaagacgagggacaagaggaagacgagtTTTACGACTCGGAGGGTGTGGATGATAACGACGATGTGAGTGACTTCGGTGGCGCTCGAAGTCGGCTGGACAGTTTCGACGCGGCAGTGCAGGCGGATGCAGGTAGCAGAATGGTGGTGCAGCGTGTGGCGAGTGCGACGAGCAGGCcgagcgaggatgaggcCGATGAACAGtatgacgacgatgaagatgaCGTTGTCGACGACCCGCTCCTCGAGACCGGTGAAATCCGCTTCGAGTGGAAGGGCTAG
- a CDS encoding uncharacterized protein (related to KEX1 protein precursor), with the protein MPLLDPREVLLRRGIPIPAAASFHVPGLPDLHAESSSSTALAHPLQMSAGYLPARPIEADGQPKDNAHLFFLLLRARHVPAKRKLIIWFNGGPGCSSFDGAMMEVGAWRMDGKGGLVWVKDGASWNEYADILFLDQPAGTGFSYVNTNAYTKSLPQAADEVVHFLEQFVQVYPEYSRDVELEYGSQGSGVDVYLAGESFAGQYIPYTAKAIVKSPKPPVSLKGIAIGNGFIDPKSQYGTELETMVQKNIWTTSSGEYKHVAGLVKACHEELDKSNQREIGKCELILQTIIASTTTKTQGASGYTCINVYDVRLSDSSPACGMNWPTTLPAMYDYLRRPDVRKALHVDEHHKPEAWVECNANVGSAMRTDTTSPPSVQLLPELLDSGVKVLLFAGEEDLICNAIGVQRAAENLEWGGAKGFDDKQPAQDWYVNGTHAGTWRTARNLTYVGIKGASHMVGVDKPIESHDMIVRFMGIDYMKVAGPNALIPSRVGNEPDRVLITGGGGGIAQIGKDGSRVIPGSGKTEEEVAEEARWRAYYDAGSFALMVLLIAVGIGTWLLLRARKQRRLNRNRIGRGGALRLATTTELGASRSTTGNGDTDETSNNHELERLVGGKHVEDDDDDVEEHIFNVGDEDLSDSNGENGPPVVKARHTGSQR; encoded by the coding sequence ATGCCGCTATTGGATCCCCGCGAGGTGCTGTTGCGGCGTGGCATCCCTATaccagctgctgcctccTTCCATGTCCCCGGTCTTCCGGATCTTCATGCGGAATCTTCGTCTTCAACCGCTCTCGCACATCCGTTGCAGATGTCAGCAGGCTATCTGCCAGCTCGACCCATAGAAGCCGACGGTCAGCCCAAAGACAATGCACATCTTTTCTTTCTTCTGCTACGAGCACGACATGTGCCCGCAAAGCGCAAGCTCATTATTTGGTTCAATGGAGGTCCCGGTTGCTCCTCGTTTGACGGTGCTATGATGGAGGTGGGCGCTTGGAGAATGGACGGCAAAGGCGGTCTTGTGTGGGTCAAGGACGGTGCAAGCTGGAACGAGTATGCCGACATTCTTTTCCTCGATCAGCCCGCGGGCACCGGTTTCAGCTATGTCAACACCAATGCATACACCAAGTCTTTACCGCAGGCTGCCGATGAAGTAGTGCATTTTCTGGAGCAGTTCGTCCAAGTCTATCCCGAATACTCAcgcgacgtcgagcttgaatACGGCAGTCAGGGCAGCGGTGTCGATGTTTACTTGGCTGGAGAGAGCTTCGCTGGCCAGTACATCCCTTACACAGCCAAAGCCATCGTCAAGTCGCCCAAGCCACCCGTCTCTCTCAAAGGCATCGCCATCGGAAACGGCTTTATCGATCCCAAGAGTCAGTACGgcaccgagctcgagactATGGTGCAAAAAAACATTTGGACCACTTCGTCGGGCGAATACAAGCACGTCGCTGGCCTCGTCAAAGCCTGTCacgaagagctcgacaagagcAACCAGCGCGAGATTGGCAAGTGCGAGTTGATCCTCCAGACCATCATTGCTAGTACTACCACCAAAACGCAAGGAGCGTCGGGCTATACGTGCATCAATGTCTATGACGTGCGTCTCAGCGACTCTTCGCCAGCGTGTGGCATGAATTGGCCAACAACGCTCCCCGCAATGTATGACTATCTGCGGCGTCCAGATGTGCGCAAAGCATTGCACGTCGATGAGCATCATAAACCCGAGGCGTGGGTGGAATGCAATGCTAATGTGGGTTCTGCGATGCGAACCGATACTACTTCGCCACCCTCGGTGCAGCTGTTACCCGAGTTGCTCGACAGCGGAGTCAAGGTATTGCTGTTCGCGGGAGAGGAAGATCTCATCTGCAATGCCATTGGTGTGCAGCGCGCAGCTGAAAACCTTGAGTGGGGAGGAGCCAAAGGCTtcgacgacaagcagcCGGCGCAAGACTGGTACGTTAATGGCACACACGCCGGCACATGGCGTACCGCGAGGAATTTGACCTACGTCGGAATTAAGGGTGCCAGTCACATGGTGGGTGTAGACAAGCCGATCGAAAGCCATGACATGATAGTGCGCTTCATGGGTATCGACTATATGAAAGTCGCTGGTCCTAATGCCCTCATCCCATCGCGCGTGGGAAACGAACCCGATCGAGTGCTGATCACTGGCGGGGGTGGCGGAATTGCCCAGATCGGCAAGGATGGTTCTCGCGTCATCCCTGGATCAGGCAAGACAGAAGAAGAGGTAGCAGAGGAAGCCAGATGGAGAGCGTACTACGATGCTGGCTCGTTTGCGCTTATGGTGCTGCTCATTGCCGTAGGTATTGGTACATGGTTGTTGCTGCGAGCACGAAAGCAACGTCGCCTGAACAGGAATCGTAtcggtcgaggtggcgcGCTGCGTCTTGCAACCACCAccgagcttggtgcttcTCGCAGCACCACTGGCAACGGCGACACCGACGAAACCAGCAACAACCACGAGCTCGAACGGCTCGTTGGCGGCAAGCATgtcgaagatgacgatgatgatgtgGAAGAACATATATTTAATGTTGGGGACGAAGATTTGAGTGATAGCAATGGCGAGAATGGACCGCCTGTGGTCAAGGCTCGTCATACCGGGTCACAGCGTTAA
- a CDS encoding mitochondrial 37S ribosomal protein uS7m (related to RSM7 - mitochondrial ribosomal protein, small subunit), translating to MACLLRTAVLRTASSVSVGGPSKMVADAARFSTSTSIFIADDKKDASFARDHRPHSAAGVGPAGATSSSLHAKQEKLGVESGLSGGKTQQDAINSAMGVLDRLARDVASNRTSDSASVAGSQPGSDASGITTAITTPSTPLAAVHDSTIGPIYSPSTLPPCTDPTLEFLTNLLMKDGKKAQAQRFITRTLSIISSVTNSNPLPLIHDAIYKAAPLVKVQSKKQGGKSLQVPVALTQRQSTRKALTWIIEASKKRPDRELERRLAAEFLAVVEGTSSAIVKKEEQHKIATVNRANAAVRI from the coding sequence ATGGCATGTTTGCTTCGTACCGCTGTTTTACGGACGGCTAGCTCGGTGTCGGTTGGTGGGCCGTCCAAGATGgtggcagatgcagcaagGTTCTCAACATCGACGAGTATTTTTATTGCGGACGACAAGAAGGATGCATCATTCGCACGCGATCATCGACCACATTCAGCTGCTGGAGTTGGACCGGCTGGTgcaacctcgtcgtcgctgcaTGCTAAGCAAGAGAAGCTCGGCGTGGAATCAGGTTTGTCTGGAGGCAAAACGCAACAAGATGCGATCAATTCTGCGATGGGTGTGCTCGACCGGCTTGCGAGGGACGTCGCTTCGAATCGAACAAGCGATTCGGCCTCGGTCGCTGGATCTCAACCCGGCTCGGATGCATCAGGAATCACgacagcaatcacgactcCCTCAACACCGCTTGCTGCAGTACACGATTCTACCATCGGCCCCATCTACTCGccctcgacgctgccaccTTGTACCGATCCGACATTAGAGTTCTTGACCAACCTGCTTATGAAGGACGGTAAAAAGGCACAGGCTCAACGCTTCATCACGCGCACTCTCTCGATTATTTCGTCGGTGACCAACTCGAACCCTCTACCGCTGATCCACGATGCCATCTACAAAGCGGCACCTTTGGTCAAGGTGCAGAGCAAGAAACAGGGTGGTAAGAGCTTGCAAGTGCCAGTAGCTCTGACGCAAAGACAAAGTACCAGAAAGGCGTTGACGTGGATCATCGAGGCAAGCAAGAAACGACCCGATCGAGAGTTGGAGCGAAGATTGGCCGCCGAATTTCTGGCTGTGGTCGAAGGAACAAGTAGCGCCATtgtcaagaaggaggaaCAGCACAAGATTGCTACGGTCAACAGGGCGAATGCTGCGGTCAGGATTTGA